The nucleotide window CATGCCTTCGAGTTTGCCTTCGACCTTGCGGGCGAGGCGTTTGGAGAGAAGCGGGTCCTTGATCCCGCTGGCGCTCAGCGCTTTGAATATGGCCTGGGCGATGCGGTCAGTTGACCACGTTTCCAGCCGGCCGTCTCTCTTCATGATTTGGCTTGGCATTCTCCGGCTTCCTCCTCGGGGGTACGTATTTCTGGATGGTGAGCTCGTGCGTCGGCGGCAGGTAGTTCCGCACGGTGGCCAGGTCGATGTCGGTCAGGCCGGGAACCCGGGTGCACCGGAAATAGAACATCTCCGGCCGGGCCTCGGCCAACTCGAAAATTCGGTTCAGGTTTCGCTGTGCCGCCAGTTCGGATACGGCCCCGCCGGTCAGGGCGGGATACTTGTGCCAGGGACCCTTCACGTCCACGGCAAATGTATCCGCAAGTTTGTCCTGCATGAGGTCCAGCACGACTTCGGGCCGCATGCCGTTGGTGTCCACCTTGACGGGCAGACCGGTCTTCTTGATCTCCCAGATCAGTTCGCCCACG belongs to Pseudodesulfovibrio portus and includes:
- a CDS encoding anaerobic ribonucleoside-triphosphate reductase activating protein; amino-acid sequence: MSEPAGIWKYVRGFENMSLCDWPGRTTCIIFLGGCNLRCPTCHNYQLAWDMHSLPELDPAAIKAYIRNRAGWLDGVTVTGGEPSIAPGVGELIWEIKKTGLPVKVDTNGMRPEVVLDLMQDKLADTFAVDVKGPWHKYPALTGGAVSELAAQRNLNRIFELAEARPEMFYFRCTRVPGLTDIDLATVRNYLPPTHELTIQKYVPPRRKPENAKPNHEERRPAGNVVN